The following proteins are encoded in a genomic region of Primulina huaijiensis isolate GDHJ02 chromosome 3, ASM1229523v2, whole genome shotgun sequence:
- the LOC140972986 gene encoding small ribosomal subunit protein eS4x, with product MARGLKKHLKRLNAPKHWMLDKLGGAFAPKPSSGPHKSRECLPLILILRNRLKYALTYREVISILMQRHVLVDGKVRTDKTYPSGFMDVVSIPKTNENFRLLYDTKGRFRLHSIRDEEAKFKLCKVRSVQFGKKGIPYLNTYDGRTIRYPDPLIKANDTIKLDLETNKIADFIKFDVGNVVMVTGGRNRGRVGVIKNREKHKGSFETIHVQDALGHEFATRLGNVYTIGKGTKPWVSLPKGKGIKLSIIEEARKRIAAQSAATA from the exons ATG GCCAGGGGATTGAAGAAACATTTGAAGAGGCTTAATGCCCCCAAGCATTGGATGCTTGACAAGCTTGGTGGAGCATTC GCACCCAAGCCATCTTCTGGTCCTCATAAATCAAGGGAATGCTTGCCTTTGATCCTTATATTGCGTAACAGGTTGAAGTATGCTCTGACTTATCGTGAGGTGATTTCTATTTTGATGCAACGCCATGTTTTGGTTGATGGGAAGGTTAGGACTGATAAAACTTACCCATCTGGCTTCATGG ATGTTGTCTCAATTCCTAAGACAAATGAGAACTTCCGTCTGCTCTATGACACCAAAGGCAGATTCCGTCTCCATTCAATCAGGGATGAAGAAGCAAAG TTTAAACTTTGCAAGGTGCGGTCAGTACAATTTGGAAAGAAGGGTATCCCATACCTCAACACCTATGATGGGAGAACCATTCGATACCCTGATCCCCTCATCAAAGCCAACGACACAATCAAATTGGATTTGGAGACCAACAAGATTGCCGACTTCATCAAATTCGATGTTGGTAATGTTGTGATGGTGACTGGTGGAAGAAACAGGGGGCGTGTTGGAGTAATCAAGAACAGAGAAAAACATAAGGGTAGCTTTGAGACCATCCACGTTCAGGATGCACTGGGTCATGAGTTCGCCACTCGGTTGGGAAATGTTTACACAATCGGTAAAGGTACAAAGCCTTGGGTATCTCTACCCAAGGGGAAAGGTATAAAATTATCCATCATCGAAGAGGCACGAAAAAGGATTGCTGCCCAGTCAGCTGCTACTGCTTGA